In the Mauremys mutica isolate MM-2020 ecotype Southern chromosome 13, ASM2049712v1, whole genome shotgun sequence genome, one interval contains:
- the LOC123348710 gene encoding granzyme G-like isoform X1: MNVTLTLMFIILVSQLAETVKLNKWVKTIPLPRTNKRVKPGTKCSVAGWGRTSRQSKSAPATTLQEANLKVLEDDVCLKNPDVTYYDYDASTMMCVGDLKKGKASFMGDSGGPLVCGRTAQGIVSWGSQKSTSPGVYTRVSTFIPWIEKIMRTLEP, from the exons ATGAATGTGACCCTCACATTGATGTTCATCATTCTTGTCTCTCAGCTGGCAGAGACAGTGAAGCTGAATAAATGGGTGAAAACCATCCCTCTGCCACGCACCAACAAGAGAGTGAAGCCAGGGACCAAATGCAGTGTTGCCGGCTGGGGCCGCACCAGCAGACAGAGTAAATCAGCCCCAGCCACCACACTCCAGGAGGCGAATTTGAAGGTGCTGGAGGATGACGTGTGTCTGAAAAATCCCGATGTGACCTACTATGACTATGATGCTTCCACCATGATGTGTGTCGGTGATCTGAAGAAGGGCAAAGCCTCTTTTATG GGTGACTCTGGGGGCCCCCTGGTGTGTGGTCGAACAGCCCAGGGTATTGTTTCCTGGGGATCCCAAAAGAGCACCTCCCCTGGAGTGTACACAAGAGTCTCCACCTTCATCCCCTGGATAGAGAAGATTATGAGGACGCTGGAGCCCTGA